The Flavivirga eckloniae genomic interval GTATTTCACGATAGCGTAAAAGCATCAAAAAACATGCAATACGCTTTACCAAAAGTGCTAAAGCATTTTAGTATGTTAGGCTATAGTTTTAAAGCTATATAGATAGATACGAATACTATTTACTAATAAATAATGTTTACTAATTAACAAATAACCTGTTGTTGGGTCGAGCGCTATCGAAATCTATTAAATTTGAAGTTATTTAAAATACACTATATATCTAGGCCCACCATGACTAAGGATGTACCACATATAAATATTTAGTGCGTGCCGCTATTTAAAGCTTATTTTGAAAAAGGCCCTACCTTATACTGAAACAAGTTCAGCACATATCGCAGGAATTTATGAGTATTGCTGAATAATACCTATAAGGGTATTGGCGTCCTGCTCTCCGCTTTGGCGCCATTTCATCTCCCCGTCTTTATAGATAATAAGAGTTGGTAAAGTTTTCACTCTTAAGGCTTCAGCAAGTTCTTCGTTCTTTTCAACATCAATCTTTATAACTTTAGCTTTGTCTCCTAGTGCAGCGGCTACATCCCTTAATACAAGGTGCATTGCTGTTGATTGATCATTCCATTCTGTATAAAAATCCAACAGAACAGGAATTTCAACATCTATAAGTTCACCAAATTTTGACATATTTCAGTAGTTTTTAGTCAAATCTTCTTATACAAATATAGCATTTCTTAATAACTATGCATTATCTGAGCCCTTTTTAAGTTCTATAACTGTTATTTCTGGCCATATTCCAACACGTCCTGGAAACGCTAAATATCCAAAACCTCTATTTACATTTATATACTGCCCCAGTTCTTCATAAATGCCAGCCCAGTACTTATAACGCCATTTTACAGGACTCCATTTAAACCAACCGGGTATTTCAATACCAAACTGCATACCATGGGTATGACCGCTTAGTGTTAAGTGGTAGTGGTAATCGTCTTGAATCACCTTTTTTTCCCAATGCGACGGATCGTGACTCATTAAAATTTTAAAATCATCTTTATCTATAACACTGGAAGCCTTTTTTAAATCGCCTGCCGTTTTAAATCCTCCAGCGCCCCAGTTTTCTACTCCCACCAAGGCTATACGTTCGCCCTCTTTCTCTAAATATCTACTTTCATTTAGCAATACGTCGAACCCTATGTCTTTTTGCAGTACTTTTAAATCTTCTAAATTTTGCTTTTTAACTTCTTCAGATTCCCATGCCACATAATCGCCATAATCATGATTTCCCAATACAGAGTACATACCGTCTTTTGCCTTTAGCTTACCAAAAACATCTTTATATGGCACTAGTTCTTCTGCTCTATTATTTACGATATCACCCGTAAATAATATCACATCACTTTGCTGTTCGTTTATTAAATCGACCGCATACTTTACCTTTTCCACATTGTCGAAACTCCCAGAATGGATATCACTAATTTGAGTTAGCTTATACCCATCGAAAGCTTTAGGCAAATCATCAAAATGCAGGGTATATTTTAATACTTTGTAATTGTATTTTCCTCTAAAAACACCATATAAAATTGAAGCAAAAGGAAGTGCTGCCAAACCCAATGCTATCTGCGAAATAAACTTACGTCTACCCCCTAAAGTAGTTCCTCCTTCTATAGATGTTCTTACA includes:
- a CDS encoding thioredoxin family protein — translated: MSKFGELIDVEIPVLLDFYTEWNDQSTAMHLVLRDVAAALGDKAKVIKIDVEKNEELAEALRVKTLPTLIIYKDGEMKWRQSGEQDANTLIGIIQQYS
- a CDS encoding metallophosphoesterase codes for the protein MLRLILFILILLILDFYTFQAFKVTFKSQIVTYIFTFLSLVVLGNFFYQIFTFDRSNGIQFQFSLALILLVLFYVPKIFIAVTLLGEDIFRFFSYGLENDVRTSIEGGTTLGGRRKFISQIALGLAALPFASILYGVFRGKYNYKVLKYTLHFDDLPKAFDGYKLTQISDIHSGSFDNVEKVKYAVDLINEQQSDVILFTGDIVNNRAEELVPYKDVFGKLKAKDGMYSVLGNHDYGDYVAWESEEVKKQNLEDLKVLQKDIGFDVLLNESRYLEKEGERIALVGVENWGAGGFKTAGDLKKASSVIDKDDFKILMSHDPSHWEKKVIQDDYHYHLTLSGHTHGMQFGIEIPGWFKWSPVKWRYKYWAGIYEELGQYINVNRGFGYLAFPGRVGIWPEITVIELKKGSDNA